Part of the Thermoplasma sp. Kam2015 genome, CGGCCTGCAGCACGATCGCCTTCTTCACCGTGTCCAGGCCGACGATCTCCGGGGCGTACATCTTTGCAAGTGCCTCCAGAGCGTCGCCCTTGGCGATCGCCTCTATGCGCTTTACGTCATCTTCCGTTATCGATATGTCCTCCACGTCCTCCTTCTCCCCGCTGATCGCCTCCAGGACCTGCGTCACGTAGACGCTCTTGTCCTTCCTCTCGACCTGCTTCTGCCTCAGTATGCCGATCACGATGACGCGGTCGCCGACGGCAAATTTGTTGAGCGTGGCGTTGCTGAAGATCACCCTCAGGGATATCGGCGTGGTGCCCACGTCCTCGTAGTTCTCCGTTATGATGGCCTCCTGGAACTTCTTCATCTCAGCCTTCCGCATCTCGACGAACGGCCCCTTTCTCTTGCACTCAGGGCACTGCCTCACAAACGAAGCGTCTATGACCGGGAGGTCGAAGGTGGCCTCGCAGGAGAGGCACTTGAAGACATGCGATGTGACCTCTTCCATGGGCGTATCCGATATGTAGCGTATCCACCCCCTGATCTGAACGAGCCTGTCCCTGTGCTTCTCGAGGGCCAGATCGCTTATGTGTATGAAGAAATCGTCCGCGTTCTTGATGATGAAGTGGGGCACCACGAAGTCAGGCCAGTCCTCGCCCTGGGCGTTCGCACTCCTGGAGTATACGGATTCGTAGAGGGCTGAATCCAGAAGCTCCAGCGTCTTCTCCGGGCTGGCGATCAGGGAGTCGTAGATCCTTCCTATCATGCGGCCGTAGGCCACCCTCTCGAATTCCTCTGCGTAATGATCGTATACCCTCTGGCGCTGTTCGTCGGTCATCCCGGCGGTGAGCTGCTCGACCTCATCGTTCGCCGGCGCCCTGTAGTTTACCGCGAACTCCTTCTCGCCTCTCATCCACTTCAGATCGAGGTGGTAGGCTTCATGCCAGTCGTGTTCCCTGCCGTCCGCAAGGAAGCGCATCATGAACTCCCTCGCGTAGTCCCATGAAATCGTAGGATCGTTCATCTCCTGCCCCTCCCGTAGAATGAACCGTAGATCTTCAGCGTCAAGGGGTTCCTCCCGACCTCGCAGACATCCGCCTCATGCCTCTCCATGAATGTGCGCAGCGCGTCCTCAGCTGCTGGAAGGTCGTAGCCTACAGATCCCATCACTATCATGTCCGTGGCGCTTAGGAATATCGGGTGGTTCTCGAAGACGTAGGCGTCCAGGATGCTCTGGACCTCCATCTGATCCCAGGACAGCATCATTCCACCCCCTCAAGAAGCTTCCTGACCGCATCATCGAAGCTCACAGGACGACCGCGCTCCTCTTCGATCCTGCCTTTGATCCTGAGGAGACGCCTGTACGTGTCCCCCTTTACCCTTATCTGCATGATATCACCCTTTGTCGATTGCTTTGACATCATCTACAACACCTCCTCGTATTTATTTTTGTCGATGAAGTAATTTACATTGACATAATTGTTAAATCTGAACATGTCATCATTGTCATCGATGACAACACGATCAACATCACCGTTCCCGCAGATACGCGTTTCGAGGGAGACGTACGATAAGCTCCGTGCGCTGAAGTTCAGGCTGGAAGGCGAGAGGCAGGAAGAGCTCTCCATGGATGACGTGATAAAGGCGCTTTTGGCTAAATACGGCGATTCCAAGTAATTTTTGCAAAAACCGTCAACGGTGCAATCATGGAAGAGAAGACTCCTCCAAGCTTCGGCAAGGAATAGTTCACAGACCATAGAATAGATCCTCCATCTCGCCGGCATCGAATGGGGGCCTCACTTGAGTGCTATTCCATATTTCTATGATCGGTGAGGGATCCGGGTAGAGCCTTCGCAGCTCCTCCTCTACCTCCTTTGGCACAAGACTCAGAACGAGAGACTCCATATGGCCACCTCCGGATAAAATTTATAAGCAAATGCAGGGGGTTGCGTAAGGCTGAGCGACGCCCGTCCGGGGCGCTCATGATCCTTCGGGTTCGCAATCTTTTCGGTGGGTCCAAAGTCAAGGTCTATCCTGCGAACCGAAGAAATTGCGTCTTCCACAGATTCCTGAATGTACTCTTTGGTCGTCTCAAACTTCGCATGTCTCATCAGGATTCGTACCATCTTAAAATAATCGTGTTTCTGCTATCCATATCAATCATCAGCATTATGATCGCTTGTTCGAAAGAAAATCATATCCTGTCGAGAAAGATCAAAGACAGATCCCCGAATTCATGATACGTATATCCCCATTCATTGGCCTTTTTTGAAATCAACCTTATAATTTCCTCATCCTGAAATGCTTCAAGCATCATTATGTGGGAACCTTCTTTTTCATGCATTCCCGTTATTAGTCCGTCCACCATTCTAATCCTGTGGTTTTGGTCTATAAATGCATTGGTTGTTCCTGATATCATTCCTTCATCATTCTCATCCTGCATCAACATTTCGCTAAGCCTAAATTTGCCACTGGTCATTTCTATAGTTTCCAATGCCCTGACCACTGTTGTACCAACAGCTATGACCTTGTTGCCCCTTTTTCTGGCTTCGAACAGCGACCTGAAAGTTCTAATGGGAATAGAAAATCGCTCCTCCATAAGGCGACGTTCATTTAGAAATTCATAAGGTTCAAGCGATCCAAGGTTACAATGAAGCGTCAGTTCTTCTATATTTATTCCTTTATCTACAAGTTTCTTTATTATTTTTGAATCGAATGAATAGGAAGCGGATGGTAACTCTACACTCCCTGGTATCTTATAGAACGGACCTTCATAATACATATCTGGAATGTCAAATGGTATATGCTCATACCTGATAAATCGACCATAATTACCAATAACATGGTCAATTGTATCATCGTTTCTATTTAGCCTTGCCCACCAATATCTAGGGAACAGATGATGCCTCTTGAAAAGTATTATTGAATCTGAACTGTCTAACAGATCCAACCCATCGCCCTCGGTCATACGAAATCCTGTTCCCTTTGGCCTTATCTCCAGAAGAAATAAGTTAGAAAGTCTGTCCGTACCTATATTTACAGTCAGATATTCCTGAAGTTTAGGTGAATATACTTGGAGGCTTGAGGGTATGATCTTACTGTTGTTGAAGATGAGCAAATCTCCTTCAGCCAGCATGTCTGGAAGATCGGGGAGAGTTGAATTCAATATACTATTTTTGAACACTACCATCATCTTTGCGCCACTCCTGCTGTATCCATACATTTGCCTCGGCAAGTAGCCTGAAAAAAATTCATTCATTTCTCTCAAGCCTCTCCATTACTTCATCCAAGAGTTTACCGGCGACATCTTTTGGATTTTTAAGTGGAGATCGGTCCTCAGGTAAGGCCATATGATGCATTTCTGTGTCCATATCGCCTGGATCATAGGAGAACGCCTGGATCTTTCTTTCCGTCAGTTCCACGTTGAGAATTCTTATGATTGCGTCGAAGGCCGCCTTTGATGATGAATACGCACTCCAGCCAGCATAGGGTACAGTGGCAGCGTCAGAGGTGATATGAACAACAATGCCTCCATCTTTTAACAGAGGTATGGAATATTTCAGAAAATTAAAATTACCGAAAAAGTTCGTTTCAAAGGTCATTCTTAGATCCTCTATTCGAAGTTCTTCTACCTTTGGCAGGGGAAGAGGGCCTATTGTTGCTGCATTAAGGATCAGAACATATATCCCGCCATATTCCATCTTGACTTTATTCAGAAATATAGATATGGAGGACTCTATCCTGATATCGCAAATCTCGGCAATGAGTTGACCGTTTCGTTTACTTCTTATCTTTTCTATTTCTGCTTTCCTTCTGCCACATATAGCCACATTCCATCCTGCATTCAAAAATGCATTCATAATTTCATAGCCAAGACCAGAGGTTCCACCAGTTATTACTATACTTTTTTCAGCGCTCATAATCTATCAATTAATGAAAATTATTAAATAATAGCGTTTATAAAATTTATAAATTAACGAATTATATACACATTCATTGCTTATCGCAAAAATTATGAGATGTTAATATAGATAATCAAAGAAGCAAATTGCTGATAACCATAGCACTCAGATTTCAGATTAATATGATGTTCCAATATATTCAATAATGGGAAGCGCCATTTATAGCGCTCATGTCTTCTAGTTGCGTATTTCAATTTTTGCACCGGATACCATATATTCAAACGTAGCCCTCTTAAACAAATGCATGATGGCACATTGCTCTACTTGAATATCACGGTTTATGTTTAAAAGTCTAAAGCACCAACATATTGCAAAGGAATCGATAATAGATCAGCTCTAAAAGTATATTATAAAAGTATAGATAAGCCCATATGAACGTAAATAAGCTTCGAGAGGCAGGCGAAGATATCAGAAGAATGCTCAATGATGCTGGTTATTACAAAGTACCTGTAGATTATAATCCGGAATTGGATGATGGTAGAATTACCTTCTCATATGCTTATCCCATAAAGGCCTTTGAAAAATTCTTGGGATATTACGACAATGATAATAGGATAGCTTATAATCCGTCCATTTCGATGCAAACAAATTTTTCCTACTGTTTTACTGCCTGCAGATACAGAAATAATGGATCAACAGATACAGTCCTCCTAGATGGAATTAGAGATAAAAAATATGATAATAAAGCTAGGTTCGCTCTGGATCATTTCAAGAGGGAATATAATATCAAAGGGGCCTTCGATTTCTACATCAAGAGGTATAGGAAGTATACAAACGCAAAGGGCCTAAGCGAATCCTCCGCGGTGGCAGCGTCTGTGGCAAGAGCCTTAATATCCAATGCATTCGGAAACGAAGCGGCGGGCGATAATGTCTTTGTTTCGAGATATGCAAGGCTTGTATCCGGA contains:
- a CDS encoding SDR family oxidoreductase, with the protein product MSAEKSIVITGGTSGLGYEIMNAFLNAGWNVAICGRRKAEIEKIRSKRNGQLIAEICDIRIESSISIFLNKVKMEYGGIYVLILNAATIGPLPLPKVEELRIEDLRMTFETNFFGNFNFLKYSIPLLKDGGIVVHITSDAATVPYAGWSAYSSSKAAFDAIIRILNVELTERKIQAFSYDPGDMDTEMHHMALPEDRSPLKNPKDVAGKLLDEVMERLERNE
- a CDS encoding S-adenosylmethionine:tRNA ribosyltransferase-isomerase, which translates into the protein MNEFFSGYLPRQMYGYSRSGAKMMVVFKNSILNSTLPDLPDMLAEGDLLIFNNSKIIPSSLQVYSPKLQEYLTVNIGTDRLSNLFLLEIRPKGTGFRMTEGDGLDLLDSSDSIILFKRHHLFPRYWWARLNRNDDTIDHVIGNYGRFIRYEHIPFDIPDMYYEGPFYKIPGSVELPSASYSFDSKIIKKLVDKGINIEELTLHCNLGSLEPYEFLNERRLMEERFSIPIRTFRSLFEARKRGNKVIAVGTTVVRALETIEMTSGKFRLSEMLMQDENDEGMISGTTNAFIDQNHRIRMVDGLITGMHEKEGSHIMMLEAFQDEEIIRLISKKANEWGYTYHEFGDLSLIFLDRI